Below is a window of Halarcobacter anaerophilus DNA.
ATCAAATTTTTGATTAATAAAAGCCTTGTCCTCTTCTGCCGCATCTGCTAAAAATCTAAAAACTCCTTTTTTGTCCCTATAAAGCAGATATGCGTATTTGATATTTTTTGTTAAAAGGATATTTAGATTTTTTTCAACTTCTTTATGTAAGTTTTCATCTTTTTTAATATCTTCTATATAATTTGAGCTGTTTTTTAATAATTTGGAGATAGCTTTTGAGCTGTTTAAAGAGATGGAAATAACGTCACTAATAGAGATACTAAGCATTTTTTGTTCTAATTTTTTTTCCAGTTTTATTGTTCCGTAAAGAACAACAAACATTGATACAAAGATTATAAGAGAGAATAAGATTAAGTATTTTGGATTTTTTATTACGAATTTATTTTTCATCGTAATCCTCTATGAACTGATTATACTCTTTTGGAAGTTTTATTCTTTTTTTATTTAATCTTTTTTTGATTAAGACAATATTGGGGCGGCTTTTACTCCAAAAAAAAGCACCTAAAAATTTTCTGTTTTTTAGAAGTTTTTTATAATTGTTTGTAAAGAAAATTTTATTTTTTTCACCTTCACATTTTTTTAGATTAACTTTGTATTTTATAAAAATAAAGTTGGCTTCTTCACAATTATGAACTAAATCTACTTTGCTTGAATAGACTTTTTCATCCAATCTTTTTAAGTGGGGAATATAGAGTTTGACTTTTTTATCTTTTACTATATCTTTTGCAATTTTACTTATGATTTTTGCTTCTAAATCAATTACTTTATCATATTCATCAATCAAATATGTATAGTTTCGTGCTTCTAAAGAGAGAATCAATAAAGCTACTATAAATAAAACTCTCATTAAAATCTCCAATTTAAGCTAAATGAAACTTCTCTATCATAATCATCAATTAAAGATAGAGTAGGACCGTTAATGATTGATTGAGTTGATTTATCAAGTAAATTTGCTGCTTTTAAACTAAAACTTAAATTTTTTGTAAAATTATAAGTCGCACCTAAATTTAGATCAAAACTATCGTCTACATCCAAATCCATATAGGTAAAACCTTTTCTGTAAAGAACTGAAGCAAAATAACTAAACTTGTCAAAACTTTGCATATATTTAAAATATCCGCCGTGGGTATAGTTGTTTTCATTTTCCGTTAATTGGCTGGAAAAATAGTTTAGTTCTACTTTGCTTGTCTTGTTTATATTGTATAAATAGTCAAAAATAAAACCGTTTGTTTTTATAGTATGGTCAATATTTATAAAACCTATTGATTTTTCATGATATATATAATCATCAATATGTACGTTAAAATATTCTAAACTTATTCTGCTTTTGTTATATGTATAAGCCGTATCAAAAGTGAAATATTTATATTTCTGAGAATCTATTTTGTGATCTAAAAAAGATGAAAAATCAGTGTTATAAAATGAAGGAGGAATATGACTTATAGTATAAAAAGTTTTAAAACCTAAATTTTTTGTAGGAAGATATATGGAACCTATTCTGTAAAGAGTCTCGGTGCTATCTTCCATATAACCGTTTCTATGATATTTATCTACTTTAAAATTTCCTATTAAGATAAGATTATCTAAAATTTTATAATCATCTTGTATTGCAAGAGAGTATGAAGTCTCTTCATTAAAATCGTAAATCTCTCCAACTTTTGTGTTATTTATTTTTCTGTTTTTAGTATCATATTTAATATTTTTTATATTAAAAGCCGTAAAAAAATTGTTTTTTCGTGTTTTAAACTCTTTTGAAAGAGAAGCCGTTGTTTTGGTTAATTTTATATCTTCTTCATATGCTTTTATCCAATCTATTTTCATGGGGTTAAAATATGCAGGAATAGATATTCCTTCTTTATTTTCTTCTTTATACTCTCTATTTTGAACATCAACAGAAAGCGTAAATTTCAGGGATTTGTCCCTTTAAAATTTAGTGCTGTAATTTATAAAAAAATCGTTTGATGAGGTTTCTCCGTCATCTGATAAAGAGTCAAAAGACAATCCTTGGTAGTTGTCTTTTTTTAGGGTTGTATATGCTACGTTAATAGTGTTATTTCCGTCACCAATGTCTAGAAAAACATATTGCTGCGAGCTATTTGCATTTAAGTTGTTTTTATTATAATCTCTTTTAAAAAAATTATTTTGATTTGCAAAATAGGCAAAATATGACCAACCGTTTTCTAAAACAGTTGCATAAGAGATCTCTTGAGAATTTGTACTTTTACTTGTTATTGTTGTTTTTAGATTTGCACCGTTCTCTTTTGAGGCTTTTTTAGTATATACTCTGATAAATTCAATTCCTGTTTTATTTCCTAAAGTAAAAGAACCTTCACCGTAATAAACTTCAATATAATCAATAAGAGAAATAGGAAGATCATACCAACTTAAAAACGGAGATTGGGTATGTGCGGAACTTACTTCATGGTCATTAATAAAAAGTCTGAAAAAGCCACTTGCATCGGCTTTTGTTCCCACAAGAGACAAAGTACTTACTCCTAAAGCATTTCTATTTAGACTTGTAATAGGAAGCTCTTTTAATACTTCGCTTAGCTTGTCATACTGCATAAGTTTTAACTCTTTTTGGGAGTAGATTCTTGCATGACCCATTTTTTCATTTAGTGTTTGAAGTGAATTTTTTGAAGTATCTTCATACTCTTCTAAGAGATTTTGTAAAGAGGAGGCAGAACAAAAATTAAAAAGTAATAAAATTAAAAGTAGTCTAGACACTAATTTCCTAATGAATGGTTTTTCATTTATTATTATACTTTTTATCTTTTAAAGATTAGTAAAAAGTTAAAAAAAGATTTTTTGAAAGATCTTCTAAAAAAGGAGATCTTCCAAATTTATTTATTTTCTTCCAAAAGATGTTCATATCTTTTATCCGTTAATAGTTTTAAAAAGGCTACTAAAGCATCGATTTTTCTATCATTTTGTTTTTTTGCTTTTAATTCATCCAAAGATATAGTATCTTTTACTTCCGGTTCTTCCCAAGGTTTTTTTGTTTCCGGATTTATTTTTCTATCTTTATTGTTATATTTATCATAAAACTCAACAACTGTTCTTAAATCTTTAAAAACTCCGTTATGCATATATGGAGCGGTTACGGCAACGTTTCTTAGTGTAGGAACTTTATATTTTCCTCTTTTGCTTTTGTCCGTAACCTCAGGATTTGCCAGTAATCCGTCGTCATGTATTTTTACTCCGTTTTTAGCTCTTAAATTTTTGTTTTCAGGTACACCTATATTATGATATTCATAATTGGTAAAAGTTTCTCCTTTTTTATCTTCTCCTTTTAAAACATGGCAAGTTGCGCATGAGTTATTGTTATTTGAGAAGAACAAAGATCTTCCTAAATCTTCAAGAGGAGTCAAATCATATTTACCTTCTAAAAATCTGTCATATTTTGAATCAAAAGGTGCAAACTCTTTTGTCATTTCAAACTTTTCGATAGAATCAGTCATAGCCCAATATGCTTTATCTACAGAGTTGAAAATATTGTCTCCGTAAATAGTTTTTAGAGTATTAATATAATACTCATTCTCTTTTAATCTATCAACTACGCTTTTTTTGTCGGGCATTCCCATTTCAATAGGATTTAAAGGAGGTCCGCCTGCTTGTCCTGCCAGTGTTGCTTCTCTACCGTCCCAAAATTGACCGCCTATGTATTTTTTCTTTTTTTTGTCATAATGGAATTTAGGACTAAACATTGCGTAGGTTGCCGTAGGAGCTTGTCTGTCTCCTATTGATTTTCCGTTATCGCCCATAGATGCCATAGAGTTTACACCGTTGTTTCTGTCATCGGTAAAACCTTTTTGGGGATTATGGCAGGTTGCACAAGCCTGAGTTCTGTTTTTAGATAAATTTTTATCAAAAAAAAGCGCTTGTCCTAGTTGTTCTTTCATTTTTATTTTTTTTGCCAAATCTTCTTTTGTGGGTGTTGTATTTGAACAAGCATTTAAAAGAAATGCACTTAAAATAAAAGTGCCGAATTTCAAATATTTCATTAATTTTTCCTTCTTAAAATATTTATAAATGGATAAAATATAATTTTAATAAGCGACTCATAGTTTTTCATCTGTTCTTTTCTTAAACCGAATTTCAAAACATTCACTTCATGTGAAAGTTTTAAACTTCCGAAAACTCTGTCCCAAATAGCCAAATAACTTCCGTAATTTTTATTAAAATATTTTTTACTGTGGTGTATTTGGTGTTGTTTTGGGGATATTAACCATTTTTCCAAAAATTTAAAGTATCCCAAAGGAATATGAGAGTGTCTTAAGTTAGAACCTAAAAGAGAAAAAACAAAAACAAAAATATTTGCTCCCAAGATTTCATAAAGTCCGATTTTTGAACCAAAAAAGTATATAAAAACTCCGGTTACCAAACCTATACTTAAAGAGTATCTAAAGCCGTATAAAATATTTTCAACGGGATGAACCCTGTAAAAAGTTAAAGGATTTAAAACTTTTGCACTATGATGTACTTTATGAAAATCCCATAATAACGGGATTGTATGTAGAAATCTGTGAAGCCAATATCTAGTAAAGTCACTTACGACAAAGATTGTAATTGTATATAAAACAATAATCATTTCATAAGAGATAGATTGAATATGATTAAAACCAAAGTTATAGTATAAGTATTTATTTACTGAAAATGCTACTGTTTTTGCACTGATTACAATAGGAAAAATCAGTGAAATTTTTATAAAGTATGATAATAAAAAGTAGTAATAATCAAGTTTTGAACTTGGATGCAACCAAAGTTTTGAACTGAAATTTACTCTTTTATATTTTCTGTTAAAATAGATAAAAACTATTGCTATGGCAAAAGAAGAGAGTAGATAAATCCAATAAGTTCTTCTTCCTGAATTTATCAAATACTCAAATACTAAATAATCATTCAATCTAAAATCCTCTTAATCCCCGTCTGCTTCAATAATTTTTGCATTAATAGAGAGCTCTTCAATAATTTCCAAAAACAGAATCAAATGAATATTGCTGACCTCTTCATATAACTCTTTAGCGTTTGAAAAATCGTCATTTTTTATATTTTTAACAAGTTTTAAAGAGTTGTTTATAGATTCTCTTAAATCTTTCACCTGTGTACCATCGGTGATTTCAAGAAGATAATCTCCGTAATCTTTAAACTCTTTATTTTCGAAAATCTCTTTGAATGTCTCTAAAATAGCCTTTATAGCATTTGCGCTGTTTTTACTAAAATAGTATTCTGCTCTGCTGTTTAAAGGTTTCCCTTCATACTTTTTAGTCTCTCCTATTACGTCTCCTATTCTCCACTCTTTTAATTTATAAGTATTTTGGATAATTGCATTGATAGTAATAGAGTTGGCTTTTTTTAAATCACTTAAAAAGTTTTTCTCTTGGAGTTTATATTCACTTTGTATCTCTAACATTAACTCTTTTAATCTATCAAGAATTGTTAAAACAATCAAATTAACTCTTTCATTTTTTATATCTTTTGAAAAAAGAGTATATTCTAAAGCATTGATTGATTTAAAAGAGTTTTTAAATAGGGCAATAGAGGGTGAATCACCGCTTTTTATCGCTCTGTCTAACTGTTTTGCAATATCTTCGCTGTTGTTGTGGAAAATATCGAAATATCTTGGAAGATCGATATAATCATCGTTTAAATCTCCCAACAAATAAAAAGCTTGAACACTTTTCCAAGATTTTACCAATGAAGTAAAATCCTCTTTTGTTTTCTTCTCTTTTTTCTCTTCTACGGATTGCTTTAAAGTATCAATATCTTTTAAAGTTCTATTTACATCTTTTAATATAACTTTTTCATAAAGATTTTTTAAAACCTCTTTGTTGTCTTTAGTATCATCTGCAACTGCAAAAAGTGATAATAAAGTAACTAATAATAAACTTTTAATTAATTTCATTTTATACCTCTTCTAAAAATTTAAGTAGTTTTTCTCTTTTACTTTTTTCAAGATTCATATAAGACTCTTTTATGTTTTGAGCCTCTCCTTGATGCCAAAGAATAGCTTCTTGGAATGTTCTTGCTCTTCCATCATGTAAAAGTCTGGGTTTTTTCCCGTTTATTTTTTCATGAAGTGCTAATCCCCATAAAGGAGCCGTTCTCCACTCTGTGCCTGTTGCTCTAAATTCACTTCTTTTATCGGCTAAGCCTTCTCCCATATCATGAAGCAGCAGATCCGTAAAAGGAGCAATTTCTATTCCGCTTTTTGTTGTAAATGAAGATATATGACATTTGTTACAACCGATTTGCTTAAATATTCTTAGACCCTCTTTATACTCTTTTGTTTTTTCTGCCGTATATGTTTTTCTTTTTTCTACATAATAAGTTATTGCATCTAATCTTTCTTGTGTTATATCAAAAGGATCTCTTGCTTTAGGTGCTTTTTTACACTCGATTTGTTTTGAAGTACAAGTATCAAAAGGGTAATAAACAGTTGTTAATCCCATATCGTTATTTGCAGCATCTGCCACTTGGTGTTTAACGGAAGTTATATTTGCTTTCCAGCTAAATCTTCCTAATTCAACTCTTTTTGTAATAGGTGAATAAGCATAATTTGCTTTTCCTGATATTCCGTCACTGTTTCTGTCAAATTCATCTTCGTTTTTAAGAATATCCTCTTTTGAAATATCTTCTAATAAACCTATACCGTTTAAAGAAGGTGCTAGTCTAAAAGTAAGAATTGAGTCTTTATGAAGTTCGCCGTATTGCAGCTGTTTTAAAGCATAATGGGGTTTTAAAAGAGTATCAACTTCTCCGTCAGGGAATGTTATTTGAATTTTCTCATAAGTAATACCGGCTTTTGCTTCAAAGTTTACACCGTGAACACCGTTTATTGATATTTGGTTTCCATAACTTGGTTCGGGTACTAATCCCATTTTTTCTATAAGGGCTTTATGCTCTTTAGAGTTATTACTCTTTATTGATAGTTTTGGAATAAGACTTCTTGAAAAATCACCGTTTTTATTATACAAATTTCCTCTTCCGTTGCCCGGATGGCAACTTGCACAGGTATTTGCATTAAACAAAGGACCTAAACCGTCTCTTGCAGTTGTAGCACTTGGAGCTTCAACCCAAGGAATTCTAAAAAAACTTTTTCCTAAAATAAATTTGTCGTACTGCTCATCACTAAGTTGTGATATTGGTTTAAGAAGTAAAGAGTTATTTTTATCAGTTGATAAATCTTTGCTTGAACTATTAACGGCAAAAAGCCCCATAGCAAAAATTGCTATAAGGCTTTTATTTAAGGCTTGTTTTGTAATCGAAAAATTAAATCTTAGTTTCTTCTGGATCTGTAACATCATCTGTACTTAACGAAACTCCGTTTGCTTGTGCAACTGCAACCATTTGGTCACCTAATTTTCTCAACTCGTTTTTAAGTTTTACAATAACTTTTGCTTGAGGATTATCAGGTCTTATTTGATAATCGAAGTGAGCAGTAGTTTTTGCTATTTTATCAATGCTTGCAATTTTTACTTCAATTGATTTCATAAGAGCAATAATTTTTGCTTTTTCTTCAACTGAAACAGCATCTAAAAGAGAAGAACCGTAAGATTTACCCATATATGATGAAGTTAAAACATTTTTAAATCCTAAATAGTTTGTAACAATATCTCTGTGTGTATTATCAGAAAAACAAGAGTGTTCATCTTCTTCTGACGGAGTTAATACAGCAACGGCAATTCTTTCGTTTGCAAGTTCTGATTTTATAAATACACCCATTCCTGCAATAATTTGTTTTAAAGCAGTATTTGTCGGAATATTTT
It encodes the following:
- a CDS encoding TonB-dependent receptor domain-containing protein produces the protein MKIDWIKAYEEDIKLTKTTASLSKEFKTRKNNFFTAFNIKNIKYDTKNRKINNTKVGEIYDFNEETSYSLAIQDDYKILDNLILIGNFKVDKYHRNGYMEDSTETLYRIGSIYLPTKNLGFKTFYTISHIPPSFYNTDFSSFLDHKIDSQKYKYFTFDTAYTYNKSRISLEYFNVHIDDYIYHEKSIGFINIDHTIKTNGFIFDYLYNINKTSKVELNYFSSQLTENENNYTHGGYFKYMQSFDKFSYFASVLYRKGFTYMDLDVDDSFDLNLGATYNFTKNLSFSLKAANLLDKSTQSIINGPTLSLIDDYDREVSFSLNWRF
- a CDS encoding TonB-dependent receptor plug domain-containing protein, which produces MSRLLLILLLFNFCSASSLQNLLEEYEDTSKNSLQTLNEKMGHARIYSQKELKLMQYDKLSEVLKELPITSLNRNALGVSTLSLVGTKADASGFFRLFINDHEVSSAHTQSPFLSWYDLPISLIDYIEVYYGEGSFTLGNKTGIEFIRVYTKKASKENGANLKTTITSKSTNSQEISYATVLENGWSYFAYFANQNNFFKRDYNKNNLNANSSQQYVFLDIGDGNNTINVAYTTLKKDNYQGLSFDSLSDDGETSSNDFFINYSTKF
- a CDS encoding cytochrome-c peroxidase, which translates into the protein MKYLKFGTFILSAFLLNACSNTTPTKEDLAKKIKMKEQLGQALFFDKNLSKNRTQACATCHNPQKGFTDDRNNGVNSMASMGDNGKSIGDRQAPTATYAMFSPKFHYDKKKKKYIGGQFWDGREATLAGQAGGPPLNPIEMGMPDKKSVVDRLKENEYYINTLKTIYGDNIFNSVDKAYWAMTDSIEKFEMTKEFAPFDSKYDRFLEGKYDLTPLEDLGRSLFFSNNNNSCATCHVLKGEDKKGETFTNYEYHNIGVPENKNLRAKNGVKIHDDGLLANPEVTDKSKRGKYKVPTLRNVAVTAPYMHNGVFKDLRTVVEFYDKYNNKDRKINPETKKPWEEPEVKDTISLDELKAKKQNDRKIDALVAFLKLLTDKRYEHLLEENK
- a CDS encoding sterol desaturase family protein — its product is MNDYLVFEYLINSGRRTYWIYLLSSFAIAIVFIYFNRKYKRVNFSSKLWLHPSSKLDYYYFLLSYFIKISLIFPIVISAKTVAFSVNKYLYYNFGFNHIQSISYEMIIVLYTITIFVVSDFTRYWLHRFLHTIPLLWDFHKVHHSAKVLNPLTFYRVHPVENILYGFRYSLSIGLVTGVFIYFFGSKIGLYEILGANIFVFVFSLLGSNLRHSHIPLGYFKFLEKWLISPKQHQIHHSKKYFNKNYGSYLAIWDRVFGSLKLSHEVNVLKFGLRKEQMKNYESLIKIIFYPFINILRRKN
- a CDS encoding imelysin family protein, whose amino-acid sequence is MKLIKSLLLVTLLSLFAVADDTKDNKEVLKNLYEKVILKDVNRTLKDIDTLKQSVEEKKEKKTKEDFTSLVKSWKSVQAFYLLGDLNDDYIDLPRYFDIFHNNSEDIAKQLDRAIKSGDSPSIALFKNSFKSINALEYTLFSKDIKNERVNLIVLTILDRLKELMLEIQSEYKLQEKNFLSDLKKANSITINAIIQNTYKLKEWRIGDVIGETKKYEGKPLNSRAEYYFSKNSANAIKAILETFKEIFENKEFKDYGDYLLEITDGTQVKDLRESINNSLKLVKNIKNDDFSNAKELYEEVSNIHLILFLEIIEELSINAKIIEADGD
- a CDS encoding di-heme oxidoredictase family protein, with the translated sequence MLQIQKKLRFNFSITKQALNKSLIAIFAMGLFAVNSSSKDLSTDKNNSLLLKPISQLSDEQYDKFILGKSFFRIPWVEAPSATTARDGLGPLFNANTCASCHPGNGRGNLYNKNGDFSRSLIPKLSIKSNNSKEHKALIEKMGLVPEPSYGNQISINGVHGVNFEAKAGITYEKIQITFPDGEVDTLLKPHYALKQLQYGELHKDSILTFRLAPSLNGIGLLEDISKEDILKNEDEFDRNSDGISGKANYAYSPITKRVELGRFSWKANITSVKHQVADAANNDMGLTTVYYPFDTCTSKQIECKKAPKARDPFDITQERLDAITYYVEKRKTYTAEKTKEYKEGLRIFKQIGCNKCHISSFTTKSGIEIAPFTDLLLHDMGEGLADKRSEFRATGTEWRTAPLWGLALHEKINGKKPRLLHDGRARTFQEAILWHQGEAQNIKESYMNLEKSKREKLLKFLEEV